The stretch of DNA TTCGCATTGCTCATTGACCTCGATCTTGCGGTAGCTCTTCGAGGCGATGTCGAACCAGCCGACGGTGGCCCGCTCGAAGGCGCCGATTGCGGTCAGGGAGGCCGCGGAAATCCCTGCTTCATTGGCGAAGCGGGTGAGCGCTGCAAACGCCTCCTCGCCCGAATCCAAAATGATGACGTGAACCCGCGCCTCCTCGTCGGCGCCGATGCGTTGGCTCTTCATGGGTAACCTCGCAATTGCCGTTCGGGCGGTACCACGTATGCAACTCAACGGTTGCGCCCGCCTCTTTTGAGTTGGTCGCGCAGCACTCCCGGTCAATCGGCGTCGGCAGACATCGTTCCAAGCGGTCTGAATCAAGCCCCCTCGCGGTGCCGCAGGCGCGACGGTTTGGAACTCCGCTATCCGAGGGAAGTTCACTTGGCGGAGATGGCGATGGATGTCGAAAGCCGCCTGAAGACTGCGCTCGATGAATCAAGGCTCCTGATCCTTGGAGCCCAGGTGCTGTTCGGATTCCAGTTCGAGGCCGTCTTCCAGGAGCGCTTCCCTTACGTCTCCGACACCGCCCGGCATATGCATGGTGCGGGGCTTGCGATGATGTTGATCAGCATCAGCCTCCTGATTGCCCCTTCCCTGTTTCATCAGATCATCTTCGCCGGAGACAGCCGGGTTGGAGCGATCGCAACGGCGACGAGGCTGGCAGGCATCAGCCTGCTGCCGCTGACCGTCGGATTGGGCATCTCGGCCTTCGTGGCCCTCGAACACCTTTTCGGCCGCACCTTCGCTATCGCTGCCGGCGCCTCATTCACCGCCGTCGGCCTGGCGCTGCTTTACGGGCTCGGTTTTGCGCTGAGACGGGATCGGAAAAACCAGATGCAGGAAATATCCAACAAGACCTCGCTGAAATCCAAGATCGAGCAGATGCTGACGGAGGCCCGGGTCATCATTCCGGGCGGCCAGGCCCTGCTCGGATTTCAATTTATCGCCACCTTGACGAAGGCGTTCAACGAGCTGCCTGACCTGTTCAAATATGTGCATTGTGCCGCGCTATGTGCGGTAGCGCTGGCCGTCATTCTCTTGATGACGCCTGCGGCGGTTCACCGCTTGGGCTTTCAAGGTGAAGACGATCCGGAATTCTTCAACATCGGATCTCGTCTTGTGATCGCCGCCTCGATACCATTGGCCATAGGCATCGCGGCTGACGTCGCAGTGGTGTTCTTCAAGACCACCGACGATACGGTCACAGCGCTGAGCGCCGGTTCGATTGCGCTGGTCGCGTTGCTTGCGTTCTGGCTGGTTTATCCGCTCTGGCACCGCGCTCGCTTTTCAGGATAAAGCAGCTGAAAGCGAATTTTGCAGTTGGAACGCCATGTTACGCTTTCGGGAACGCGAGGCGTAGCTGAAACCTCACATCCGTGTCTATCATCGGAGCAACGGGTTCTGGCCGGGTGAAGTAGCCGCCGGCGTGGTTGGCGGCGCCAGCCCTGGCGCTATGCCGCGAAGCGGGCTTAGCGCCGCTGCGCTGCTTTGATTCCACCTGCTTTTTGGATCAAAAAACAGCGCGCCGCGTTGAGTCATCTAACCGAAGCCGAGAACCAGATGATTAGAAATCGCACCTTCGAGCGTCGAGAGACGACTCCGGCCGAGCGCGAAGCCCGCAAGGCGTTCAGGGAGGTTATCCCCGGAAAGGCCATGACTGATTACGCAAAGGCGCAGAAATCCTTCCATGAAAATCGTGAGCGCCTGAAGGCAGAGCGGCTGGCCCGAGAGGCAAAAGCGAGGGCCCGATCATCTTCCGATTGATGATTTAGTCGACGCGCATTCGCGGTTGCCTAATTTTCCCGATTTTCCGATTCCTGTGTAACTTTGTGCACAGACCGCGCGAGCGAATGTTGGTCTGGTGTCCGCATTATCGACCCTTGAAATATATTCGCGATCAGCCCGGCATTCGTGTCGGGTTTTTTCGTGTCGTCCTGATTCCTGTTTTCCGTCGGCCATCGGGACGGACGGCTTGGTTGGAATTGATAGTGGCCTGTTTTGAATTACGAGCGCATAAAGTGGAATGGCCGAATCTCATCACCGATCGTGTCAGTGCGGCGCGGTTTACAACCGAACGGAATCCATGGCCTCCGGACGCCAGATAAGCAGCTTCGAATGCTTGCTGTGCGGTACGACCATGGAAAACTGGAATACGGCTTGGGTGCCCTCTTACCGCTTGGTCGCGGGGCCGGCCGTGATGACCGAGAAAGCCGCGCCAGAATCTCCGGCCAAAGGCTAACGCCCCAGTTCGCGGACCTCTAATTTATTCCAGGTCCGCGCATCGGCTACTTTGAACGACCTAACCCTTTTTCTTTTTTCCAGGCGGGTCGCCGCCGCGGTCGACTCGGCTCACGCGCTGGGCACGCTCCTTGTCCCGCGGCTGCTCTTGTCCGCGTTCGTCGCGGACGATGCCTTGGTCATGGCCGCCCTGGTCATGGTGACCGCGTCCCGGCGCGGTCGCTTCTCGTTGCTGCGCTTTGCCCTCTTCCACCAGCAGCTCATCGCCGAGCATTTGGCCGATGATCTGTTTGGTCTGGGCTTCGGCCTTCTGTTGGAACTTGCTCATGGCTGGCCTCCTGGCAAGGAGAACGGCGCCGGAGCCCCGATGTTTCCTGCAATAAGGCCTAAACCTTTGACCGAACGCGGCTGCTTGTATCTCGACGCCGCTCTTGAGGCCGGTTCCACACAATGTAACAATCCTGTCGCAGAGCGAAACTAAACGGGAGCCACGGCGGATCGCCGGAACCGCTGCCTGTGGGGAGAACCTGATGCGCCGCACAATTGTATTGCTGTCCGCCAGCCTGATCACATTTGCCGCAGGCTCGGCGTCCGCGCAAAACGCCAATCCGCGTAACCTGATCCTGTTCGTGCCGGACGGCCTGCGCGGGCGCATCGTGACGTCCCAGACCGCGCCTGCGATGGCCGAGGTGCGCGACAAGGGCGTCAATTTCAAGAACTCGCATTCGCTGTTTCCGACCTTCACCATGGCGAACGGCTCGGCGATGGCCAGCGGCCATTACCTCGGCGATACCGGCACCTTCAGCAACACGATCTATACCGGCCGTCCCATCGCCCACTCCAACAACACCGTGACGCCGTTCCTCGAGGTCAACCCCGTCCTGCTCGAAGTCGACGAGCATTTCGGCGGCGACTACCTGAATGAAGAAACGCTTTTGAAGATGGCGCGCGAGAAGGGCTACAGCACCGCCGCCATCGGCAAGCACGGCCCCACCTTCATCTTCGACCATACCGACAAGGTCGGAACGGCCGGATTGCATTCGGTCATCATCGACGACGCCACCGGCAGCAAGAACGGCGTTCCGCTCTCGGAGGAAATGAAGGAGGCGCTGACCAAGGCCAACCTGCCGCAGGCGACACCTTCACGTGGCGAAAACGGCAAGGCCGGCGACGCCAAGACGCCGGGCACGACGAGCGCCAATGTCGCCCAGCAGGCCTACATGGCCGACGTCGCCTCCAAGGTCGTGCTGCCGATGTTCAAGGCGCGCAACAAGCCGTTCGTGCTGGTGTTCTGGTCGCGCGACCCCGACGGCAGCCAGCACAACACCGGCGACAGCCTGAATACCATCACCCCCGGTATCAACGGCCCGACCTCGATGGCCGGCATCAAGAACGCGGACAACAATCTGGCGCAGCTACGCAAGGCGCTGGACGAACTCGGCCTCGCCGCGTCGACCAACATCATCGTCTCCTCCGACCATGGTTTCTCGACGATCTCGAAGGAGAGCAAGACCAGCCCGGCGGCAACGATCTCCTACGAAGACACGCCGAAGGATTTCCTCCCCATGGGCTTCGTTGCCATCGATCTGGCGAAGGCGCTGAACCTGCCGCTGTTCGACCCCAACGACAAGAACGCCCGCGTCGCCGACAATGCCCATCCCAAGGCAGGCAACGGCCTGTTGGGCAAAGACCCGGCGAAACCCGATCTCGTGGTCGCAACCAACGGCGGATCGGACCTGATCTATATCCCCAGCAAGGAGCGCAAGCTCGCTGACCGCACCATCAAGGCGCTGCTGGAGCAGGATTACGTCAGCGGCATCTTCGTCGATGACGAGTTCGGAAATTTCCCCGGCACGCTGCCGATGTCGCAGCTTGGCCTCAAGGGCAAGGCGGTCGTGCCGCACCCGTCGATCGTGGTCAACTTCCGCTCCTGGTCGTCAGGGTGCGACGAGCCGACCAATTGCTCGGTGCAGATCGCCGACACCGTGCTGCGCCAGGGCCAGGGCATGCATGGCAGCTTCAGCCGCGGCGATACCTTGAATTTTACGGCGGCGATCGGGCCCGACTTCAAATCGGGCTATGTCGACGCCCTCCCCGTCAGCAACGCCGACGTCGGCGCCACCGCAGCGAAGATCATGGGGCTCACGCAAAAAGCAAAAGGCAAGCTGATCGGCCGCGTCATGACCGAAGCGATGCCCAATGGCGCAACGCCGACAGCCCATGCCGGCACCGTGAGGTCGAAACCGTCAGCGAACGGCCAGCGCACCGTGCTGAACTTCCAGCGCGTCGGCTCGCAGCGCTATTTCGACGCGGCGGGTTTCCCCGGCCGCACCCTCGGGCTGGATGCGGAAGGCGGCAAACAAAAGACCGCGGGGAAGTAATCGCGGCAGAATGCAGGGTGGACAAAAGCCAACGGGCCGCGCGAATGCGCGCCCAGCGACGAGCGCAATTGCGCTCGCACAGTGATGACAGGCTCCGCGTGCCCACCGGTGAGAATGACGCTCTTCGATGGATGGTGGGCACGGCGCAAGCGCGCCTTTGCCTACCACGCATCTAAGCGCCGCAGTTATCTTTGCGATATTCGGCCGGCGTGATGTTCATGTACCGGCGAAAGACCCGGTTGAGATGGCTCTGATCGGAAAAGCCGCTCAGAAGCGCGATTTCCTTGAGCGCCAGGCGATCTTTGCGCAGATGCCGGCACGCACGTTCCACCTTGCGTTTCAAGACATAGGCATGCGGCCGGGTTCCGTAATGCGATTGGAATTTGCGCGCAAACTGAACCGGCGTGCAGTTGCAGATATTGGCCAATTCCTCGAGCGTGATATTCCGGAAGATGTTTTGTTCGATGTAATCCTCGATCAGCCGCGCATGGGCCGGCCTGAAGCGCCCCTGCGAGCGTGGCATTTTGAACTGGACGGAGGCGTATTTTCGCAGGATGTGCACGCTGGCCTGAAGCGCCAGCGCATCATAACAGAGCCGCCCGCCCGGACCTCCCGCGGCCACCTCCTGAATCATTTGATCGCTGATCCAGGCCAATACCGGATCTTCCGCCCGCACCAAATCATGGAGTTCAACGCGCTCCGCGTCGCGGTCGAAAGCCTCGCTTGCCGTCTTCATCATGAGCGCCGGCGAGATATAGAAATGAGACACTTCGATATCGTGTCGCCAGACCCAATTCGAAGGCTCCGCGCGCGTTAGCAATGTCGTCACGCCCCGGCCGACGTGATCCTGCTTCCATGGGCCGGTTACGCGGCGGTTCATGGATGTCGCGCCTTCCCGATAATTGACGATCAGGAAGTTCTCCGACGGGGGCACCGAGATGTCGGATGGGGCGTAGCGGAACACCCGCATTCGAAATTCCGGCATTCCCGTCGCCACGCTGTCCAAGTTGAGGTCGCCACCGGCGTATTGCGGGAGCTCCTCCACCGTGATCAACCGGCCCATCGCGCAACCTCCCGCGTCTGGAATTCGTGGGGGCGGTTGACCGCTCTATATTCTTTCGCCAGACGGCAGCCCGCGAGCATAAGGCCGTTTCGCAATTTGCCAAGGGCCAATGCGGAACACAGTGCAATGCCACCATTTTCGTTCAAAAGAATGCGCAATTCATCCAAGCCGGGAACGCCGGACGGCGACTAGCTTCCTCGTCCGACACGGCTAACAGCACGGGCAAGCCAGAAGAGACGCAGCAGCGAGCGTCCAGCCGCCTGTTCTGCCGTGAACGATACCACGATGTGCGCGCCGTCCGTCTCACGACGGACGAACGAAGTCGCATGTCTTCAAACAAACGCCAAATGGAGGGAAGCATGACCCAAGCAGCAGCAGAGTCAAAAAGAGGCAACGGGGCGCAGAAGACGGCGAGCTTCGATGCCGTGGTCGTCGGAGCCGGTGTCGCCGGGCTTTATCAACTGTATCTTCTGCGCGAGCAGGGATTAAACGTCAGAGTGATCGAAGCCGCCTCCGGCGTCGGCGGCACGTGGTACTGGAACCGATACCCTGGCGCGCGTTTCGATTCGGAGGCCTATATTTATCAGTACCTGTTCTCCGAACAGCTCTACAAAGGATGGAGTTGGAGCGAGAAATTCCCGGGCCAGCCCGAAATCGAGCGTTGGCTGAATTACGTCGCCGACCAGCTCGACCTCCGCAAGGATATTCAGTTCAATACGACCGTCGAGCGCGCGCATTTCGACGAGGCGACGAAGCGTTGGACGGTCGTAACCGACAAGGGTGAAACGATCCACGCCCAGTTCCTGATCACCTGCTGCGGCATGCTCTCGGCACCGCTGACATCGAGGTTTCCGGGCCAAGAGACGTTCAAGGGTCAGCTATTCCATACGGCGCGCTGGCCAAAAGAGGGCGTCAATTTTGCCGGCAAGCGCGTCGGCGTGGTGGGCAACGGGGCGACCGGCATTCAGGTCATCCAGACGATCGCCGCCGACGCGGGTCATCTGAAGGTCTTCATCCGCACGCCGCAATACATCATCCCGATGAAAAAACCCCAAATACACTACCGCTGATGTCGATGCCTACAAGGCGAAATTCCAGTTCTTCGCCAAGCAGCTACCCAGTACGTTCACCGGCTTCGAGTATGATTTCGAACATGCCTGGGCCGATCTCACGCCCGCTCGACGCCGCGAGGTGCTGGAAGACTGCTGGAACGACGGTTCTCTGAAGCTGTGGCTCGCCTCCTTCGGCGAGATGTTCTTCGACGAGGAGATCAACCGGCAAATATCTGAATTCGTGCGCGAGAAGATGCGTGAGCGGCTGCAGGATCCGAAGCTGTGCGAACTACTCATTCCGGCCGCAACCGACTACGGCTTCGGAACGCACCGCGTGCCGCTGGA from Bradyrhizobium sp. AZCC 1693 encodes:
- a CDS encoding DUF6328 family protein: MDVESRLKTALDESRLLILGAQVLFGFQFEAVFQERFPYVSDTARHMHGAGLAMMLISISLLIAPSLFHQIIFAGDSRVGAIATATRLAGISLLPLTVGLGISAFVALEHLFGRTFAIAAGASFTAVGLALLYGLGFALRRDRKNQMQEISNKTSLKSKIEQMLTEARVIIPGGQALLGFQFIATLTKAFNELPDLFKYVHCAALCAVALAVILLMTPAAVHRLGFQGEDDPEFFNIGSRLVIAASIPLAIGIAADVAVVFFKTTDDTVTALSAGSIALVALLAFWLVYPLWHRARFSG
- a CDS encoding alkaline phosphatase family protein, which encodes MRRTIVLLSASLITFAAGSASAQNANPRNLILFVPDGLRGRIVTSQTAPAMAEVRDKGVNFKNSHSLFPTFTMANGSAMASGHYLGDTGTFSNTIYTGRPIAHSNNTVTPFLEVNPVLLEVDEHFGGDYLNEETLLKMAREKGYSTAAIGKHGPTFIFDHTDKVGTAGLHSVIIDDATGSKNGVPLSEEMKEALTKANLPQATPSRGENGKAGDAKTPGTTSANVAQQAYMADVASKVVLPMFKARNKPFVLVFWSRDPDGSQHNTGDSLNTITPGINGPTSMAGIKNADNNLAQLRKALDELGLAASTNIIVSSDHGFSTISKESKTSPAATISYEDTPKDFLPMGFVAIDLAKALNLPLFDPNDKNARVADNAHPKAGNGLLGKDPAKPDLVVATNGGSDLIYIPSKERKLADRTIKALLEQDYVSGIFVDDEFGNFPGTLPMSQLGLKGKAVVPHPSIVVNFRSWSSGCDEPTNCSVQIADTVLRQGQGMHGSFSRGDTLNFTAAIGPDFKSGYVDALPVSNADVGATAAKIMGLTQKAKGKLIGRVMTEAMPNGATPTAHAGTVRSKPSANGQRTVLNFQRVGSQRYFDAAGFPGRTLGLDAEGGKQKTAGK
- a CDS encoding helix-turn-helix transcriptional regulator; protein product: MGRLITVEELPQYAGGDLNLDSVATGMPEFRMRVFRYAPSDISVPPSENFLIVNYREGATSMNRRVTGPWKQDHVGRGVTTLLTRAEPSNWVWRHDIEVSHFYISPALMMKTASEAFDRDAERVELHDLVRAEDPVLAWISDQMIQEVAAGGPGGRLCYDALALQASVHILRKYASVQFKMPRSQGRFRPAHARLIEDYIEQNIFRNITLEELANICNCTPVQFARKFQSHYGTRPHAYVLKRKVERACRHLRKDRLALKEIALLSGFSDQSHLNRVFRRYMNITPAEYRKDNCGA